The sequence TTTAATTCTGCATTGGCTGAATAAGAAACATAGGCGGAATAGGCTAAACTTTTACTCTCACGAATCTCCTGGAAAACAATGGAAGATAATCCCCGACCAAAATATTCATTGAAAACATTCATCTTTCCAAAATAAGCAGGATTAACCATATTTCCCTTACCCACTTTACTCATTTCCATCTGAACCATATCATAGTCGATAAAGTATACATTTCCTCCGGTAGCAGGTTCAGGATATTGTCTGGGTTCAGGAATCTGAAGGCTTTCAGTTTCTGTATATTCACCAATATATCCTTTGAATGCTTCAAAGTCTTTTCCATAAAAGAAAATCTGGTAAGGATATTTGAACAATTGCTTCATTCGGTCAGTAAATACTTCAGCCTTAGTGCTTTCAAGCTCCTCCTTAGAAATGATGTCTGTAAAACGAGAAGTACTTCCTAATTTGGTATAAGTAGTAAGCGCTGTCATGATACGGTTTTTATCTTTCTTTACAGCCTGACGGTTTTCCAGCACGGTTCCTACAAATTGATTGTAGATCTCTTGATCCGGCTGTACACGATACATCCATTGCTGAAGAAGTGAAATTCCTTTTTCAATATTTTCCTCCAATCCGCTCAGAGAGATTAATAATTGATTATTGCTTGTTTTAAAATCATTGCTGATTCCAATTTTGAAAAACTCCTTTTTCAAATCCTCAGGAGAAAACTCATCTGTCCCTAAATACTGAAGAAGTTGAGTGGAAATTCCAAGTTCACGATCATGATCACTTCCAAAAGGAAAAATAAAATGAACCTGGGCAATATCGTTGTACTTATTCTTTACAAAACTTAATTTCTTCCCTTTGATTTCGTCAGTTGCGATTTCCTTTTGATAATCAACGAATTCAGGTTTAATATCTTCTGTTTTATCAGCTAAGATCTCCTTTAAAAACTCAGATTGTGCATCACGATTAATCTTAACAGGGGTAATCCCTGGGTTGTCCACTCTAAGTAACTTATCATTAACTCCTTTTTCCTTATTAATAACAACATAATTGTTTTTAAAGAAATCATTGGCAAAACTGATAATGTCTTCCTTAGTGAAGCTTTCATACTCATCCATTTCATTCAACTCCTGCTCCCAGCTTATCCCCTTTATATAAATATCATATAGAGTAGTAGCTAAGCCTTCTGCCGTTTCAAGTCCTTTCATTCTCTGAAGCTTGAAATCATTGATGATCGCAGGAAGCATCCAGTCCGGAAAATCTCCCTTCTTGATAAGTTCAATTTCCTCCAGAACCATATTCGTTGCTTCTTGCAACGTTTGGGTTTCTTTCGGAACAGCAACAATAGAAAAATAACCGTATTGTTTTAATCCCACGGAAAATGCCTGTGCCCAAAGCATTTTCTGAGTCTGATTGATATGAAGATCCAATAAGCCGGCTTCCCCTCTGTTACTCAGAATATTCACAACAATATCAGCAAGCATCGCATTTCTGGTTCCATAACTATCCGTTCTCCAGGCCAGCTGAACCCTTGGAGTAGTAGGACTTTTCACCGTTCTTTCAACAACTTCTGTAATGGGTTGTTCAATAATCGGGGTCTTTTTCGGAAGCTCTCTATAAGGAATAGTCCCAAAATATTGGTCTACCAACTGAATCGTCTCTTCGAAATCAAAATCCCCAACCAATACCATAGCATAATTATTAGGAACATAGTATTCATCAAAATACTTATGAATAGCCTTCATAGAAGGATTTTTCAAATGTTCAGGTTTGCCCAGTGTAGTTTGCTGTCCGTTAGGGTGGGTCGGAAATAGAGCCGACATCAGTTCATAGTTAACCAATCTCGTATCATTATCCTGAGCCCTGTTGAATTCCTCATAAACAGATTCCAGTTCTGTATGGAAGAGGCGGAGAACAATCTCAGAAAATCTTTCCTTTTCTATTTTTAACCATTTTTCCAGTTCATTATTCGGAATATTGTTTTTATAGACCGTTTCATCAAACCAGGTATGAGCATTCGTTCCCGTAGCTCCTAACGAAGAAATAGCCTTGTCATATTCATTGGCAATAGCATACTGGCTTGCTTCCTGAGAAACTTCGTCTATCTTTTTGTAAATATCTTTTTTCTTTTCAGGATCCTGCTCAGTTTTGTGTTCCTCATAAAGTTCCGAAATTTGATCTATAAGTTCCTTTTCTTTTCCCCAGTTTTGAGTTCCTATCTTAGATGTTCCTTTAAACATCATGTGCTCAAGATAATGAGCCAGTCCGGTGTTATCTGCCGGATCATTATTACTGCCTGTTCGTACCGGAATAAAAGTTTGTATCCTTGGTGCATCAAAGTTTTGGGCAAGGAAAACCTTCAGCCCGTTCTTCAAGGTATAGATTCTTACTTTATTTTTATCGTGGGTTACTGTAGTATATTCGTAGTGGTTTGTATCTGTATGAACCGTTTCTTTATATCTTCTGTCTGTCATATATGAATTCATTTCATCCTTAATATAGTAAGAATGTAGTACAAATGTAAGCAATCAGAAAAAAATAGATTCCGCTTTTATGACTATTGCATCTATTATTATAGTTGAGCAGATGAATCAGACAAAAAAGATCTATATAATTATATAATATAGTATAAGCTCTTTTCATTTCCTTAAACCTTTTCAGGAGCTATTTCCCGCTATCCACTCTTACTCCTCACGCCTTTACCCACCAACGCTCAAACCCTCGACCTCTCCAAACCCTGTTGCGGGGTAACCGTTACTATCGGGGCTAGGGTAGTAGACATACATTATAAATAACGAGTAATAAGTAATAGATGATAGGTTTTATTGCATAGGTAAGTTTTCACATGATTAATAACTAGAATGTGTTTTTATAAAAACCTGTCTTCTTATATATAAGTATACATCCATATCTCCTGAAGTCTTTGTCATTGGTGACGTGTAATCTTCTATTCCGGTAAGAGTTCCCACAAAAGCTCCCCATTGCTTTAAGAAGATCGAATGATTATTTCAATTAGATATACAAGAAACCTACTCATAATACAACCAGCACTATCATCTGTGAAAATCCGTGTCATCTGTGGGAAATAAAAAAACACTGCGTTTTTTCATAAAACAATCTTAGAGAATAATCATCATATCCTTCAGTCTCTTTATTTCTCTATTTGCCTCCGCACCATTTTTGTCATCCTTAAGGATCTCAACATCGCATTATTAAAATAAACCTCTATCTATAATTTCCAACGTACAAAAGCCCATCAATAGGAGTGGGCTTTAGCCCACTCAAATAAAATAAACGCCCAGCCATTGGCTTTAGCCCAAACCTATTTCAAAATAATTCTGAAAACTTCCCCCATGTGTTATATATAATGTATACCTTCCATTACTCATTACTCATTACTCATTACTCATTACTCATTACTCATTACTCATCATTATATAGATGATATATCATATAGAAACACCCCCATTTTTCCCCAACTCTCATACCCTCGAACTCTTTCCCTCCAATCCCCAAACAAATGTTTAAAATTTTTCTCTCATAGTACCAGTGCTTTAAGAGAAAAATATTACCCGAATATGAATTTTATGTTAAATAAACTTGCGGGTAATGGATGAAGTTTCTATCTTTGCCCCACTGAAAAACGAAAGGGATTCGGTAAGCGCAGAGGAGCTTTTAGATAAGCATAAACATTATATTCTACGAGAGACAGGCGAAAAAAAAACTTTTAATTTTTAGGATTTAAAAGTTGCGAGTTAAAATAAAGTTTGTATCTTTGCAGTCCCAATTAAGGGAGCGCAGGAGTAGAGAGATTGAGGGTTAGGAAAGAGATTAAGGTTACTTAAAAAACTTTAAAATTTTCTTTCGAAACATTTGGTCAGATGAAAATAAAGTTTTACTTTTGCACTCGCAAATACGGAGCGACACTGACAGAGAGATTGCTTCGTTAAAAAGCGAAAGATATAAAGATCATTGACATACAATATAACAACCAAGTAAGGAAAAACTAAAGCGTTAAAAAACTTTGAGTGAGTCAGACAAACATACAATGGAGAGTTTGATCCTGGCTCAGGATGAACGCTAGCGGGAGGCCTAACACATGCAAGCCGAGCGGTAGAGATCTTTCGGGATCTTGAGAGCGGCGTACGGGTGCGGAACACGTGTGCAACCTGCCTTTATCTGGGGGATAGCCTTTCGAAAGGAAGATTAATACCCCATAATATGTTGAATGGCATCATTCGATATTGAAAACTCCGGTGGATAGAGATGGGCACGCGCAAGATTAGATAGTTGGTGAGGTAACGGCTCACCAAGTCTGCGATCTTTAGGGGGCCTGAGAGGGTGATCCCCCACACTGGTACTGAGACACGGACCAGACTCCTACGGGAGG is a genomic window of Chryseobacterium nakagawai containing:
- a CDS encoding M16 family metallopeptidase codes for the protein MTDRRYKETVHTDTNHYEYTTVTHDKNKVRIYTLKNGLKVFLAQNFDAPRIQTFIPVRTGSNNDPADNTGLAHYLEHMMFKGTSKIGTQNWGKEKELIDQISELYEEHKTEQDPEKKKDIYKKIDEVSQEASQYAIANEYDKAISSLGATGTNAHTWFDETVYKNNIPNNELEKWLKIEKERFSEIVLRLFHTELESVYEEFNRAQDNDTRLVNYELMSALFPTHPNGQQTTLGKPEHLKNPSMKAIHKYFDEYYVPNNYAMVLVGDFDFEETIQLVDQYFGTIPYRELPKKTPIIEQPITEVVERTVKSPTTPRVQLAWRTDSYGTRNAMLADIVVNILSNRGEAGLLDLHINQTQKMLWAQAFSVGLKQYGYFSIVAVPKETQTLQEATNMVLEEIELIKKGDFPDWMLPAIINDFKLQRMKGLETAEGLATTLYDIYIKGISWEQELNEMDEYESFTKEDIISFANDFFKNNYVVINKEKGVNDKLLRVDNPGITPVKINRDAQSEFLKEILADKTEDIKPEFVDYQKEIATDEIKGKKLSFVKNKYNDIAQVHFIFPFGSDHDRELGISTQLLQYLGTDEFSPEDLKKEFFKIGISNDFKTSNNQLLISLSGLEENIEKGISLLQQWMYRVQPDQEIYNQFVGTVLENRQAVKKDKNRIMTALTTYTKLGSTSRFTDIISKEELESTKAEVFTDRMKQLFKYPYQIFFYGKDFEAFKGYIGEYTETESLQIPEPRQYPEPATGGNVYFIDYDMVQMEMSKVGKGNMVNPAYFGKMNVFNEYFGRGLSSIVFQEIRESKSLAYSAYVSYSANAELNHPDYVTTYIGTQPDKLMIAVDTMDELMNELPEVTIQFENAKNAALKQIASTRVTRGNIFFNTLRLKKLGIDHDFRKDIFNQIQVLKFEDIREFYQSEIQSVDFNTAIIGKKENLNMEAVSKMGTFTEVSLKDIFGH